In a single window of the Vespa crabro chromosome 18, iyVesCrab1.2, whole genome shotgun sequence genome:
- the LOC124430400 gene encoding eukaryotic translation initiation factor 3 subunit K — MAEAMRQTVAGMLKGIERYNPDNLTTLEKYVEIQSRENVYDLEANLAVLKLYQLNPHRFNMDITCQILLKALTNLPHTDFVLCKCLLNESIMQEKPINQIMYLGDILEQCDFEQFWDQILLMSDLCDRIVGFQDSIRKFVCHVVGITFQTIDKGLLVQLLGGVDDTTLKHWVKKYGWKDESKSIIFIANQDENIKTKNITEKIDFENVAGLMAACL; from the exons atggcTGAGGCAATGAGACAAACTGTAGCTGGGATGCTTAAAGGCATTGAAAG atataatccAGATAATCTGACAACTTTAGAAAAGTACGTTGAGATTCAATCAAGAGAAAATGTTTATGATTTGGAAGCTAATTTGGCTgttttgaaattatatcaattgaaTCCACATCGTTTTAATATGGATATAACCTGCCAAATATTACTTAAAGCATTAACTAATCTTCCGCACACTGATTTTGTATTATGTAAATGTCTTTTGAACGAATCGATT ATGCAAGAAAAACCGATTAATCAAATCATGTATTTAGGAGATATATTAGAACAATGTGATTTTGAACAATTTTGGGATCAAATTTTGTTAATGTCTGATTTATGTGACAGAATTGTTGGATTCCAAGATTCTATAAGGAAGTTTGTTTGCCATGTCGTAGGAATAACTTTTCAGACAATAGATAAAGGACTTCTTGTACAACTTTTAGGTGGAGTAGATG ataccACATTAAAGCATTGGGTAAAAAAGTATGGTTGGAAAGATGAAAgcaaatcgattatttttattgctaatcaagatgaaaatataaaaacaaagaacattactgaaaaaattgattttgaaaatgttGCAGGATTAATGGCTGCTtgtttatga